In one window of Mercurialis annua linkage group LG4, ddMerAnnu1.2, whole genome shotgun sequence DNA:
- the LOC126678038 gene encoding anther-specific protein LAT52-like: MAKIFFTFAALVASALCFSVAFAVDGIYVQGKVYCDVCRVEFETKISEPILGTSVNLECKNRENNTVTFTAEGTTDAEGIYKIPVVGDHEDDICEVRLVKSGRVDCSETFKTVDRARVLLTNNGGVVQKNRFANSLGFMTAKASPNCGKTLQDMGFLPLEVEA; encoded by the exons ATGGCAAAGATTTTCTTCACATTTGCTGCCCTCGTCGCCTCCGCTCTTTGCTTCAGCGTCGCCTTCGCTGTCGATGGCATATATGTTCAAGGAAAAGTTTATTGTGACGTTTGCCGAGTGGAGTTCGAGACCAAAATCAGCGAGCCTATTCTAG GAACTTCGGTGAATTTGGAATGCAAAAACCGGGAAAATAACACGGTAACATTCACAGCAGAGGGCACAACAGATGCTGAAGGAATATATAAAATACCTGTTGTTGGCGATCATGAAGACGATATATGTGAGGTGAGGTTGGTTAAGAGCGGAAGGGTCGATTGTAGCGAAACATTCAAGACTGTGGATCGTGCACGAGTTCTCCTAACGAACAACGGAGGGGTGGTTCAAAAGAACCGATTTGCTAATTCTCTTGGCTTCATGACTGCAAAAGCTAGCCCTAATTGTGGCAAGACTCTCCAAGATATGGGGTTCCTTCCCCTTGAAGTTGAAGCTTAA